The sequence AAATGAGGGTAACTCGGGGCATCATTATAAAAATAAAGTAACGCAAGGTGAAAAACGAAGTGTAGAAATAAATGTATCGAAAAATGAAAATGGATTTAATTTATACCTATGGACCAAAGATGTAGATAAGATGAGCGTTGGAATTCGAACGCCAATAGGCCAAGTAGTGGAGCGAGTGCCAATAAAACCTTATAAAAAAGAAGTTTTTACATTTAGTTTACAGCATAGCGAGGTTACTATTGAATATAAATATCCAGACGGAAATACGGGAGGCGAATCTGTAAGAATAGCATTAAAGGATCCGATTCCTGGAATTTGGCAAATAGATGTGTATGGTGACTATATAATTGATGGAACATTTGATATATGGATTCCTAGAATAGGATTTGTAGAAGCAAATACACGTTTTTCGGAGCCAAACTTGGAAACAACAGTTTGCGTACCAGCAACAGGGGCATATGCTATTGTAGTTGGAGGATATGATGAAATAGACAAAAGTTTATATGCGGCATCAGGAAGAGGTCCTACACGACAAAATATCAAAAAACCAGATATAATTGCACCGAGCATTAGCGTCGCAGGGCCTATAATTAACGGCGCGCCTTCGAGCTATACAGGAACTAGTGTTGGCGCTGCGATTACAACAGGAGCTTGTGCATTATTACTAGAATGGAGCCTTGTTGAAGAAAATCTTCCGACAATTAATACAAGGATTGCAAAATCGATTTTATCAAGAGGCGCAGGTAGAAGTCCGGGAATAAGTTATCCAAATAATATAGAAGGATTTGGCAAATTGGACTTTCAAAATAGTTTCCTGGTTATTTAAAACTGCAGTGCCTCCAAGATAGACCGGGGGTGCTAGCTTTTTATTCTATTGACCCCACCTCAGCTTGGACTTCTGCTGCAAATTGAGTAATTAAACTTTCTTGAACTTTAGGTAAGTCGTCTAAACTTGTAAAATTAAAATGTCTAAGAAATTCTGTTGTAGTGGCAAGTAAAATTGGTCTTCCTATAACAGCAAGTCTACCCGCCTCTTCTACCAATCCGTATTCTATTAATTTAGAAACTGCAACATCGGACTTAATTCCACGAATATTTTCGATTTGAGGTCTTGTAATAGGCTGCTTATAAGCAATGATTGCAAGAGTTTCTAACATAGTTTTGGTTAATAAACTCCTTTTAGCCCATTTTTTATATTTAAGGATAATGTTCATATTTTTAGGAGCAGTACACATCTGAAATCCTGCATCTAATTCGATTATTTCTAGGCCGCGTTCTGAGATTGCATAGGTGTGATTCAAATTTTGGATGGCAGCAGTTATTTC is a genomic window of Candidatus Epulonipiscium viviparus containing:
- the scpB gene encoding SMC-Scp complex subunit ScpB, with translation MKLTDLESNIEALLFFVGDVVRTKKLCELFEISSAEITAAIQNLNHTYAISERGLEIIELDAGFQMCTAPKNMNIILKYKKWAKRSLLTKTMLETLAIIAYKQPITRPQIENIRGIKSDVAVSKLIEYGLVEEAGRLAVIGRPILLATTTEFLRHFNFTSLDDLPKVQESLITQFAAEVQAEVGSIE